The following coding sequences lie in one Corynebacterium anserum genomic window:
- a CDS encoding multidrug effflux MFS transporter — translation MTHKLPHTPQIKPSQGIATIMLVGLALLSMGGPLGTDMYLPSLPIITEDLHTVDSSTQLTLSTYMIGMGLGQLIFGPISDMLGRKKLLVVGMALGILSSAICAMTPTINVLIVARLAQGTAGGMGVVLARAIIADRVKGAAAAKAFSVMMLIMGVAPVVAPLIGGVIEEVANWRTVFWVLVVIAVVQTIVAVSMPESLPKEHRQSEGPMRTYRNMVSLLKMPSFLGYTLAYALGFGTMFAFISGSSVMMQEQLGLSPLHYSWAFALNAAFVIVANTLNVRVVSRFGSHRLQGIGMGMILGGSVALLLVGLFVSKEWGGILPLVLLCTITSTAGCGLNLANSTALAQRLAEGQAGAGSAALGAMQFVVAGIVSPLAAFGDNHVLTLGILMSTCAVIATGGTLMAHKAERSETR, via the coding sequence GTGACGCATAAACTACCTCATACTCCGCAGATAAAGCCCTCTCAGGGAATCGCCACCATCATGCTGGTTGGTCTGGCTCTTCTATCGATGGGAGGGCCGCTGGGTACGGACATGTACCTGCCGTCGCTGCCTATCATCACAGAGGATCTGCACACCGTCGATTCCTCGACGCAGCTGACTCTCTCCACCTACATGATTGGTATGGGGCTGGGGCAGCTGATCTTCGGTCCGATCTCTGACATGTTGGGGCGCAAGAAGCTGCTCGTTGTGGGTATGGCGCTGGGGATACTCTCCTCAGCTATTTGCGCTATGACTCCGACAATCAATGTGCTCATAGTGGCCCGCCTTGCCCAAGGCACTGCTGGTGGCATGGGTGTGGTGCTTGCTCGCGCCATCATTGCTGATCGGGTGAAAGGCGCAGCAGCCGCAAAAGCTTTTTCGGTGATGATGCTCATCATGGGAGTGGCGCCCGTGGTGGCACCGCTCATCGGTGGTGTCATCGAAGAGGTAGCGAATTGGCGCACGGTGTTTTGGGTACTCGTGGTCATCGCAGTGGTACAAACCATCGTGGCGGTGTCCATGCCGGAGTCCTTGCCTAAGGAACATCGCCAGAGCGAGGGTCCCATGCGCACCTACCGCAATATGGTGTCCCTGTTAAAGATGCCGAGCTTTTTAGGATACACACTGGCTTATGCCCTGGGATTCGGCACAATGTTCGCATTTATCTCTGGTTCCTCGGTGATGATGCAGGAGCAGCTGGGGCTCAGCCCGCTGCACTATTCCTGGGCCTTCGCCCTCAATGCGGCGTTTGTCATTGTGGCCAATACACTCAACGTCCGTGTGGTGAGTCGTTTCGGGTCTCATCGTTTGCAGGGCATTGGGATGGGAATGATCCTCGGCGGATCTGTGGCTCTGTTGCTGGTGGGCTTGTTCGTTTCGAAGGAATGGGGCGGCATTCTGCCTCTCGTGTTGTTATGCACTATCACTTCTACGGCTGGTTGTGGTTTGAACTTGGCAAACAGCACGGCTTTGGCTCAACGTTTGGCCGAGGGACAGGCTGGTGCGGGTTCAGCGGCGCTGGGCGCGATGCAATTTGTTGTAGCGGGGATAGTCAGTCCACTGGCGGCATTCGGAGACAACCACGTATTGACCCTCGGCATACTCATGTCCACCTGCGCGGTAATTGCCACAGGCGGCACTCTTATGGCCCATAAGGCCGAAAGGTCTGAAACACGCTAG
- a CDS encoding MarR family winged helix-turn-helix transcriptional regulator yields the protein MTERNTSAHSIRGHRAPDVLPDIDVTEIASSVYDFLSATRRLMERPNQKLDISQSEIEVLQFVSQHPGCGVSDIARLRFLRASNVSATVRRLINSGLVVRQANDHDKRAQDLYLSDEGIEMMNSITDEWALLIAGATRRMDARDIAKLRRGVPALRNMSIAAETLIEDMQRQQETL from the coding sequence ATGACGGAACGCAACACTTCAGCGCATTCCATCCGCGGTCACCGCGCCCCTGACGTTCTCCCAGATATTGATGTCACGGAGATCGCCTCAAGCGTTTACGACTTTCTCTCTGCAACGCGCCGGTTAATGGAGCGTCCCAACCAAAAGCTAGATATCTCTCAATCTGAGATTGAAGTCCTGCAATTCGTTTCTCAGCACCCGGGCTGTGGTGTTTCTGACATCGCACGTTTGCGCTTCTTGCGCGCGTCTAATGTGTCTGCGACAGTGCGCCGTCTCATCAACTCCGGACTCGTCGTTCGTCAGGCTAATGACCATGACAAGCGCGCCCAGGATCTATATCTATCGGACGAGGGCATCGAAATGATGAACTCAATCACCGACGAGTGGGCACTACTTATCGCCGGAGCCACTCGGCGTATGGATGCCCGCGACATCGCAAAGCTACGCCGTGGTGTTCCCGCGCTGCGCAATATGTCCATCGCCGCGGAAACGCTCATTGAGGACATGCAGCGCCAGCAGGAAACCCTGTAA